A single genomic interval of Camelina sativa cultivar DH55 chromosome 11, Cs, whole genome shotgun sequence harbors:
- the LOC104722938 gene encoding probable UDP-3-O-acylglucosamine N-acyltransferase 2, mitochondrial isoform X1 — protein sequence MAATLRRLYSKSIRISLQGIFLNKPFTRKQLLLPSSSQSLSFSSDHRFVSASTEVSSNAGSATNGGIISEGFLRWRNGGGTCHSSAVIDSSALVEVGAVVHEKAVLGAEVHVGSGTVVGPSVEIGPSTRIGYNVSISNCSIGDSCVIHNGVCIGQDGFGFYVDEHGNMVKKPQTLNVKIGNRVDIGANTCIDRGSWRDTVIEDDTKIDNLVQIGHNVIIGKCCLLCGQVGIAGSVTIGDYVALGGRAAVRDHVSIVSKVRLAANSCATKNISEPGDFGGFPAVPIHEWRKQIVRAQISNKRRT from the exons ATGGCAGCTACTCTTCGGAGATTATACTCTAAATCTATACGTATTTCTCTTCAAGGGATCTTTTTGAACAAACCCTTTACCCGgaaacagcttcttcttccttcgagTTCTCAAAGTTTATCTTTTTCCTCAGATCATCGGTTTGTCTCTGCGTCTACTGAGGTTTCTTCAAATGCAG GATCAGCGACCAATGGTGGTATCATAAGTGAAGGGTTCCTAAGATGGAGAAATGGAGGAGGGACATGTCACAGCTCGGCTGTAATTGATTCCTCGGCTTTGGTTGAGGTTGGTGCTGTAGTTCATGAAAAAGCGGTCTTAGGTGCAGAGGTTCATGTAGGATCTGGTACTGTGGTTGGACCATCCGTTGAAATCGGCCCTTCCACAAGAATCGG ATATAATGTTTCAATTAGCAACTGTAGTATTGGTGATTCATGTGTGATCCACAATGGAGTCTGCATAGGTCAAGATG gatttggtttttatgttGATGAACATGGAAACATGGTGAAAAAGCCTCAA ACTTTAAACGTGAAGATAGGGAATCGTGTTGATATAGGAGCAAATACTTGCATTGATCGAGGCAG CTGGAGAGATACAGTAATTGAAGATGACACTAAGATAGACAACTTAGTGCAG ATTGGTCATAATGTGATCATAGGAAAATGTTGCTTGCTTTGTGGTCAAGTAGGCATCGCTGGTTCAGTAAC AATTGGTGACTATGTGGCTTTAGGGGGACGAGCTGCTGTTCGAGACCATGTCTCCATTGTATCCAAG gtTCGACTCGCTGCTAATAGTTGTGCTACCAAAAACATCAGTGAGCCTGGGGATTTTGGAGGCTTTCCTGCT GTTCCAATTCACGAATGGAGAAAGCAGATTGTTCGAGCTCAGATTTCGAACAAGAGAAGAACCTAA
- the LOC104722938 gene encoding probable UDP-3-O-acylglucosamine N-acyltransferase 2, mitochondrial isoform X2, protein MLKLNVSFAIHCYQGSATNGGIISEGFLRWRNGGGTCHSSAVIDSSALVEVGAVVHEKAVLGAEVHVGSGTVVGPSVEIGPSTRIGYNVSISNCSIGDSCVIHNGVCIGQDGFGFYVDEHGNMVKKPQTLNVKIGNRVDIGANTCIDRGSWRDTVIEDDTKIDNLVQIGHNVIIGKCCLLCGQVGIAGSVTIGDYVALGGRAAVRDHVSIVSKVRLAANSCATKNISEPGDFGGFPAVPIHEWRKQIVRAQISNKRRT, encoded by the exons ATGTTGAAACTGAATGTAAGTTTTGCGATCCATTGTTATCAAGGATCAGCGACCAATGGTGGTATCATAAGTGAAGGGTTCCTAAGATGGAGAAATGGAGGAGGGACATGTCACAGCTCGGCTGTAATTGATTCCTCGGCTTTGGTTGAGGTTGGTGCTGTAGTTCATGAAAAAGCGGTCTTAGGTGCAGAGGTTCATGTAGGATCTGGTACTGTGGTTGGACCATCCGTTGAAATCGGCCCTTCCACAAGAATCGG ATATAATGTTTCAATTAGCAACTGTAGTATTGGTGATTCATGTGTGATCCACAATGGAGTCTGCATAGGTCAAGATG gatttggtttttatgttGATGAACATGGAAACATGGTGAAAAAGCCTCAA ACTTTAAACGTGAAGATAGGGAATCGTGTTGATATAGGAGCAAATACTTGCATTGATCGAGGCAG CTGGAGAGATACAGTAATTGAAGATGACACTAAGATAGACAACTTAGTGCAG ATTGGTCATAATGTGATCATAGGAAAATGTTGCTTGCTTTGTGGTCAAGTAGGCATCGCTGGTTCAGTAAC AATTGGTGACTATGTGGCTTTAGGGGGACGAGCTGCTGTTCGAGACCATGTCTCCATTGTATCCAAG gtTCGACTCGCTGCTAATAGTTGTGCTACCAAAAACATCAGTGAGCCTGGGGATTTTGGAGGCTTTCCTGCT GTTCCAATTCACGAATGGAGAAAGCAGATTGTTCGAGCTCAGATTTCGAACAAGAGAAGAACCTAA
- the LOC104727876 gene encoding uncharacterized protein LOC104727876 isoform X2, translating to METGGEAIPGQETGSVNPDGFVTIDVESFSHVMHKDFSSSSPRITRNVSRKGSPRSNNNERKLQFDANGNDKETSFPQSPLRGSSTPEKPNTVGTIDHAGTATTAATAAVSASPLHQITITTAATAAGNMITDQNRERRFGFSRKSSFKRSHTSWMLDPKKIVLLFATLSSMGSILLIIFTLSISKSNPGDMPLD from the exons ATGGAAACTGGTGGTGAAGCAATTCCGGGTCAAGAAACCGGATCCGTAAACCCAGATGGGTTTGTGACGATCGATGTGGAGAGTTTCTCTCATGTCATGCACAAAGACTTCTCTTCTTCTAGTCCTAGAATTACT AGAAATGTATCGAGGAAAGGGTCTCCGAGAAGCAACAATAACGAGAGGAAACTCCAATTTGACGCAAATGGTAATGACAAGGAGACCTCATTCCCTCAGTCCCCACTTAGAG GTTCAAGCACGCCGGAAAAGCCGAACACCGTGGGGACCATAGATCATGCAGGCACGGCCACAACCGCAGCCACTGCAGCTGTTTCAGCCTCGCCGCTTCATCAAATCACCATAACTACGGCTGCTACTGCCGCCGGAAATATGATCACCGACCAAAATAGAGAAAGAAGGTTCGGTTTCTCGAGGAAATCGAGTTTTAAACGCTCTCACACTTCTTGGATGCTTGATCCAAAGAAAATCGTCCTCTTGTTTGCAACTTT GTCAAGCATGGGATCAATCTTGTTAATCATATTTACACTCTCGATCAGCAAGTCTAATCCCGGAG ATATGCCTCTAgactaa
- the LOC104727876 gene encoding uncharacterized protein LOC104727876 isoform X1: protein METGGEAIPGQETGSVNPDGFVTIDVESFSHVMHKDFSSSSPRITLQRNVSRKGSPRSNNNERKLQFDANGNDKETSFPQSPLRGSSTPEKPNTVGTIDHAGTATTAATAAVSASPLHQITITTAATAAGNMITDQNRERRFGFSRKSSFKRSHTSWMLDPKKIVLLFATLSSMGSILLIIFTLSISKSNPGDMPLD from the exons ATGGAAACTGGTGGTGAAGCAATTCCGGGTCAAGAAACCGGATCCGTAAACCCAGATGGGTTTGTGACGATCGATGTGGAGAGTTTCTCTCATGTCATGCACAAAGACTTCTCTTCTTCTAGTCCTAGAATTACT ttgCAGAGAAATGTATCGAGGAAAGGGTCTCCGAGAAGCAACAATAACGAGAGGAAACTCCAATTTGACGCAAATGGTAATGACAAGGAGACCTCATTCCCTCAGTCCCCACTTAGAG GTTCAAGCACGCCGGAAAAGCCGAACACCGTGGGGACCATAGATCATGCAGGCACGGCCACAACCGCAGCCACTGCAGCTGTTTCAGCCTCGCCGCTTCATCAAATCACCATAACTACGGCTGCTACTGCCGCCGGAAATATGATCACCGACCAAAATAGAGAAAGAAGGTTCGGTTTCTCGAGGAAATCGAGTTTTAAACGCTCTCACACTTCTTGGATGCTTGATCCAAAGAAAATCGTCCTCTTGTTTGCAACTTT GTCAAGCATGGGATCAATCTTGTTAATCATATTTACACTCTCGATCAGCAAGTCTAATCCCGGAG ATATGCCTCTAgactaa
- the LOC104727876 gene encoding uncharacterized protein LOC104727876 isoform X3, with the protein METGGEAIPGQETGSVNPDGFVTIDVESFSHVMHKDFSSSSPRITLQRNVSRKGSPRSNNNERKLQFDANGNDKETSFPQSPLRGSSTPEKPNTVGTIDHAGTATTAATAAVSASPLHQITITTAATAAGNMITDQNRERRFGFSRKSSFKRSHTSWMLDPKKIVLLFATLSSMGSILLIIFTLSISKSNPGDMPLD; encoded by the exons ATGGAAACTGGTGGTGAAGCAATTCCGGGTCAAGAAACCGGATCCGTAAACCCAGATGGGTTTGTGACGATCGATGTGGAGAGTTTCTCTCATGTCATGCACAAAGACTTCTCTTCTTCTAGTCCTAGAATTACT ttgCAGAGAAATGTATCGAGGAAAGGGTCTCCGAGAAGCAACAATAACGAGAGGAAACTCCAATTTGACGCAAATGGTAATGACAAGGAGACCTCATTCCCTCAGTCCCCACTTAGAG GTTCAAGCACGCCGGAAAAGCCGAACACCGTGGGGACCATAGATCATGCAGGCACGGCCACAACCGCAGCCACTGCAGCTGTTTCAGCCTCGCCGCTTCATCAAATCACCATAACTACGGCTGCTACTGCCGCCGGAAATATGATCACCGACCAAAATAGAGAAAGAAGGTTCGGTTTCTCGAGGAAATCGAGTTTTAAACGCTCTCACACTTCTTGGATGCTTGATCCAAAGAAAATCGTCCTCTTGTTTGCAACTTT GTCAAGCATGGGATCAATCTTGTTAATCATATTTACACTCTCGATCAGCAAGTCTAATCCCGGAGATATGCCTCTAgactaa